A genomic window from Egibacteraceae bacterium includes:
- a CDS encoding macro domain-containing protein yields MRHDVAGVTIELTTGDITEQSDVEVVVNAANAELLPGGGVAGAIHRAAGPALADECADHAPISPGQCVLTAGHALPNRHVLHCLGPVYGIDEPADRLLADCYRNALLLADDHGLVSVAFPAISTGAFGYPLREAAEIALGTVVDTVPQLRSLTTVRLVLFDETALQAHQHALARVTSSG; encoded by the coding sequence ATGCGACACGACGTCGCTGGTGTGACCATCGAGCTGACCACCGGGGACATCACCGAGCAGTCCGATGTCGAGGTTGTCGTCAACGCCGCCAACGCGGAGCTGCTGCCCGGCGGCGGCGTCGCCGGGGCCATCCACCGTGCCGCTGGCCCCGCCCTGGCCGACGAGTGCGCGGACCACGCACCCATCAGCCCTGGCCAGTGCGTCCTCACCGCAGGCCATGCGCTGCCCAACCGCCACGTCCTCCACTGTCTCGGTCCGGTCTACGGCATCGACGAGCCGGCCGACCGCCTGCTCGCCGACTGCTACCGCAACGCGCTGCTACTCGCCGACGACCACGGGCTGGTCTCCGTCGCCTTCCCCGCCATCTCCACCGGCGCCTTCGGCTACCCGCTGCGCGAAGCGGCTGAGATCGCGCTCGGCACCGTGGTCGACACGGTCCCGCAGCTCCGCTCGCTCACCACCGTCCGCCTCGTCCTGTTCGACGAGACCGCTCTCCAGGCGCACCAGCACGCCCTCGCGAGGGTGACCAGCAGCGGCTGA
- a CDS encoding cobalamin-independent methionine synthase II family protein: protein MVGARSDVVGSLLRAEGLAQARQAHTRGELSHAAFKAVEDAAVDACLQLQERCGLAVVTDGEQRRLSFQSQLAEAVAGFGDWGLDAFLWGRWHGDQVGDHTVARPDLAVTGRLERTRFLSGEEFTYVRGRTDRLVKVTLPSPSLFANFWDPRRPPAAYRRLEDFLADVTRLLAEEVDELARLGATYLQLDAPHYTMLLDPGYRQFYESRGVAADDWLAFSLELDNAVMTRNPQVTFAFHLCRGNQASRWLVAGGYERLAERVFPTVAATRLMLEYDDERSGGFAPLAAVPDDKEVVLGLVTTKSGRLEDRAALVARVHEAAAYVPLERLAVSTQCGFATSVVGNALSSAEQAAKLRLVADTARAVWGPEPGPAPSPPAHPSPTDG, encoded by the coding sequence GTGGTTGGGGCGCGCAGTGACGTGGTGGGCAGCCTCTTGCGCGCCGAGGGGCTGGCGCAGGCCCGGCAGGCGCACACCCGCGGCGAGCTGTCCCACGCGGCCTTCAAGGCCGTGGAGGACGCCGCCGTCGACGCCTGCCTGCAGCTGCAGGAGCGCTGCGGGCTCGCCGTCGTCACCGACGGGGAGCAGCGGCGACTGTCGTTTCAGAGCCAGCTCGCCGAGGCCGTGGCGGGCTTCGGCGACTGGGGCCTCGACGCGTTCCTGTGGGGCCGCTGGCACGGTGATCAGGTCGGCGACCACACCGTCGCCCGGCCCGATCTGGCGGTCACCGGCCGGCTGGAGCGCACGCGGTTCCTGTCAGGCGAGGAGTTCACCTACGTGCGCGGGCGCACCGACCGGCTCGTGAAGGTCACGCTGCCCAGCCCCAGCCTGTTCGCCAACTTCTGGGATCCTCGCCGGCCCCCAGCGGCCTACCGTCGACTCGAGGACTTCCTCGCCGACGTGACGCGTCTGCTCGCCGAGGAGGTGGACGAGCTGGCCCGACTGGGCGCGACCTACCTGCAGCTGGACGCGCCGCACTACACGATGCTCCTGGATCCGGGGTACCGGCAGTTCTACGAGAGCCGGGGCGTGGCCGCCGACGACTGGCTCGCCTTCAGCCTGGAGCTCGACAACGCGGTGATGACCCGCAACCCGCAGGTGACCTTCGCGTTCCATCTGTGCCGGGGCAACCAGGCCAGCCGCTGGCTGGTCGCCGGCGGCTACGAACGCCTCGCCGAGCGCGTGTTCCCCACGGTGGCCGCCACCCGCCTCATGCTCGAGTACGACGACGAGCGTTCCGGCGGGTTCGCGCCCCTCGCCGCGGTCCCCGACGACAAAGAGGTCGTCCTCGGCCTGGTGACGACGAAGTCCGGACGACTCGAGGATCGCGCCGCCCTCGTCGCGCGTGTGCACGAGGCTGCTGCGTACGTGCCGCTGGAGCGCCTGGCGGTGTCGACCCAGTGCGGCTTTGCCACGTCGGTGGTCGGCAACGCCCTGTCGTCGGCCGAGCAGGCGGCCAAGCTGCGGCTCGTCGCCGACACGGCGCGCGCCGTGTGGGGGCCAGAGCCGGGCCCGGCCCCGTCGCCCCCGGCGCACCCCTCACCGACGGACGGGTGA